Sequence from the Candidatus Paceibacterota bacterium genome:
CAATTCCCCTGGCGGTCATGTCACGGCCGGTTTAGCTATTATAGACACCATGAATAACATCAAAAACGATGTCTCCACCATCGGGGTGGGTATAGCTGCCTCAATGGGCGCCATGATCTTATCAGCCGGAGCCAAAGGTAAGCGTTTTTGTCTGCCAAACGCTGAGGTCATGATCCACCAGCCTCTAGGAGGTGCCGAGGGTCAGGCTACCGATATTGAAATCAGCGCCCGCCAAATCCTCAAAACCCGTGAAACTCTCTATAAAATGCTAGCTAAAAACAGCGGCCAGCCAATATCAAAAATTGAAAAAGATGCTGAGCGCAACTTCCACATGACAGCTGAAGAGGCCAAAAAATACGGCATCATCGACAAAATTCTCTAGTTATTGTAGACTGCAGGTATTACCTATATTAATTTAATGGCCTGCGGTTTTCTGATATTAGAGTAAATTGCCTTATTTATGCGTAAATTCGAAAAATTAAATCAAATTCATTCGCCTGGATCATTCCTTCTGAAAATTCCTAGAAAATTTTTGCGTGCTTAGAGTAGCAATTTAAAAACTAGTACAGAGACGGGGCTTAATAAAAGCCATGTTAGTATCATTAAAAACTGTGTTGCTCATTGCCGCCTTTATGGGGGCCATGGGACTTGCGTGTGGCTACATTCTTCGATGGATTGTGGCCTTGGGAAAAAAGGGCTCTATTGAGCTAGAAATCAAGAAAATGATGGTTGAGGCCA
This genomic interval carries:
- a CDS encoding ATP-dependent Clp protease proteolytic subunit, with the translated sequence MLIPTVIEKSQFGERAYDIYSRLLRENIIFLAGPIDDNVANIVIAQLLFLNSENPKKDISLYINSPGGHVTAGLAIIDTMNNIKNDVSTIGVGIAASMGAMILSAGAKGKRFCLPNAEVMIHQPLGGAEGQATDIEISARQILKTRETLYKMLAKNSGQPISKIEKDAERNFHMTAEEAKKYGIIDKIL